TTGTAGAATATATTAATTGTAAAACTACGCTACATTTTGAAGAATAGAGGTGGGAGAAAAGTGCGCCATTGGCTTAAAATATTTCGTGAGAAAAAGGGGATGACTCAAGAAGAAGTAGCAAAACTGGTGGGTATTAGTCGTTCTGCATATGGGCACATTGAATCTGGTGAAAGGGGTGTAACTGTAACGAATGCTAAAAAAATAGCGATGATTCTAGAATTCAATTGGATTCTTTTTTTTGAAAAATAATTCTTCGAATTGAAGAATTGTAGTGTAGAAAGGAACTATACATAATTGAAAGGAGGTGAGAAAGATGCGTAAACAAACTTTCAAAGATCACTTGTTACGAAAGTACCCACCAAATGTAAGGAGTTTGGAAGAGGCATATTCTTGTAACGTTTGGAACAATTGTACTTTAGAAGAAGCGATAGATATGTCTAATAAAGTCATAGAGCTTTTTAAAGGAGTAAACATGACGTACACAGATGCATACGCCATGCTTGGGTTCATTCGTATGGATTTAGACTATCGTTCGGAGCGTGTGAAGTTTTAGTATTTAGTCTTGATTAGGT
The genomic region above belongs to Lysinibacillus sp. FSL W8-0992 and contains:
- a CDS encoding helix-turn-helix transcriptional regulator produces the protein MRHWLKIFREKKGMTQEEVAKLVGISRSAYGHIESGERGVTVTNAKKIAMILEFNWILFFEK